The Cellulophaga sp. L1A9 genome window below encodes:
- a CDS encoding HlyD family secretion protein, producing MLNISNNVLNKTVDLGIYKATRRVFHKRHYKYFNRFLIGSALFGVIVLFLPWTQNVRGKGLLTTLRPDQRPQTIQSPIPGRIEKWYVQEGDFVNKGDTILFISEIKNEYFDPKLVERTGDQIKAKEMSVVSYEGKVKALNNQIGALVTERGFKLEQAKNKLLQSKLKVQSDSIDLQAATTNLEIAVRQYERTAQLQEEGLKAVTDVEEKRLKLQETQAKLISQENKLLASRNEILNASVEVNSVQAAYTDKISKAQSDMYTAQSGQYDSQAQVTKLENQFTNYEMRNDMYYIKAPLSGYINKAIQAGIGETFKEGDKLVGIMPSVYDKAVEMFVAPLDLPLIHKGEKVRIEFDGWPSIVFSGWPNASYGTYGGIVVAVETFISPNGKYRVLLAQDPEDQAWPKEIRVGSGASTIALLEDVPIWYELWRQLNGFPPNYYQPNATATKDKK from the coding sequence ATGCTTAATATATCTAATAACGTATTAAATAAAACGGTAGATCTTGGAATCTATAAGGCTACACGTCGCGTTTTTCATAAGAGACATTACAAGTATTTCAATAGATTTTTAATTGGGTCTGCCTTATTTGGAGTTATTGTGTTGTTTCTACCATGGACGCAGAATGTTCGTGGTAAAGGATTATTGACGACTTTAAGGCCAGATCAGCGCCCACAAACCATCCAATCTCCAATTCCTGGGCGTATAGAAAAATGGTATGTTCAAGAAGGCGATTTTGTAAATAAAGGAGATACTATTCTGTTCATTTCGGAAATAAAAAACGAATATTTTGATCCAAAATTAGTAGAGCGAACGGGAGATCAAATTAAGGCCAAGGAAATGTCTGTAGTTTCCTATGAAGGCAAAGTAAAAGCATTGAATAATCAAATTGGTGCATTGGTTACGGAGCGCGGTTTTAAATTGGAGCAAGCTAAAAATAAGTTGTTGCAGTCTAAATTAAAGGTGCAGAGTGATAGTATAGATTTACAGGCAGCAACTACCAATTTAGAAATTGCTGTACGGCAATATGAGCGTACCGCACAGTTACAAGAAGAGGGACTAAAAGCGGTTACCGATGTTGAAGAAAAAAGATTAAAGTTGCAGGAAACGCAGGCTAAATTAATTTCTCAAGAGAATAAATTGTTAGCGAGTAGGAATGAGATTCTAAATGCTTCTGTAGAGGTAAATAGTGTGCAAGCAGCGTATACTGATAAGATTTCTAAAGCGCAGAGTGATATGTATACGGCGCAATCGGGTCAATATGATTCACAGGCGCAAGTAACTAAACTAGAAAATCAATTTACCAATTATGAAATGCGTAATGATATGTACTATATAAAAGCACCACTAAGTGGGTACATAAATAAAGCAATTCAGGCAGGTATAGGTGAAACTTTTAAAGAAGGGGATAAGTTGGTAGGGATTATGCCTTCTGTTTATGATAAAGCTGTAGAGATGTTTGTGGCGCCTTTAGATCTGCCTCTAATTCATAAGGGCGAGAAAGTGCGTATTGAGTTTGATGGGTGGCCTTCTATTGTTTTTAGTGGTTGGCCCAATGCGTCTTATGGTACCTATGGAGGTATTGTGGTGGCTGTAGAGACATTTATTAGTCCCAATGGAAAATACCGCGTGCTCTTAGCACAAGACCCCGAAGATCAAGCGTGGCCAAAAGAGATTCGTGTGGGGTCTGGGGCAAGTACTATTGCCTTATTAGAAGACGTGCCAATTTGGTATGAGTTATGGCGACAATTGAATGGATTCCCGCCTAACTATTATCAGCCAAACGCAACAGCAACTAAGGATAAGAAATAA
- a CDS encoding peptidase domain-containing ABC transporter → MSKNALTAWQRLIGLLKLDKRDILQTFYYAIFAGIVNLTLPLGIQAIINLIQGAQISTSWIVLVVLVTGGVAFGGLLQLMQIRIIENVQQKIFTRASFEFAYRFPKIKMSELRDYYPPELANRFFDTINVQKSLAKVLLDFPAALLQIIFGLLLLSFYHPFFILYGLLLLILIYVVFKFTARKGLETSLAESKYKYKVAHWLQEVARSLVSFKLSGETNHALRKNDTLVGEYLDARESHFRVLVIQFIQMIGFKVLVTAGLLLIGGLLVLNQEMNIGQFVAAEIIILLVITSVEKLIKGLETVYDLLTSLEKLGQVVDKELESQDGETPLTVSSELTIEISEVSYIPQGATHKVIDDVSLTFIPKSTTLLMGANGSGKTTLLRLISGLIHPTEGAVYANNISLDNILPNHYRNFIGQSLTEESPFEGTILDNITFGDEAISQKDLYWAIENTGLTKFVKEQPKGIHTILFPEGQQIPHNVAKKIVLARAIVRKPKLLILKEPLDQLDEIEALKIMDFLTDKSNPWSVVVVVSHDVKWLSRVDRMITLENGKIVSTN, encoded by the coding sequence ATGTCTAAAAATGCACTTACCGCTTGGCAACGTTTAATAGGATTATTAAAACTTGATAAGCGAGACATTCTACAAACATTCTATTACGCAATTTTTGCAGGTATCGTCAACTTAACACTTCCATTAGGGATTCAGGCTATTATCAATTTAATTCAAGGAGCACAGATAAGTACCTCTTGGATTGTTCTTGTAGTTTTGGTAACCGGGGGTGTTGCTTTTGGGGGCTTACTGCAATTAATGCAAATTAGGATTATAGAGAATGTACAGCAAAAAATATTTACGAGAGCTTCATTTGAGTTTGCGTATCGTTTTCCAAAAATTAAGATGAGTGAATTGAGGGATTATTATCCTCCAGAATTGGCCAATAGATTTTTTGATACTATAAACGTTCAGAAATCTTTAGCGAAGGTCTTGTTAGATTTTCCTGCGGCATTGCTGCAGATAATCTTCGGCCTTCTATTGCTCTCTTTTTATCACCCATTCTTTATATTGTATGGCTTATTGCTTTTAATCCTTATCTACGTTGTGTTTAAATTTACCGCTAGAAAAGGCCTAGAAACTAGCTTGGCAGAATCTAAATACAAGTATAAAGTGGCCCATTGGCTACAAGAGGTAGCACGTTCTTTAGTGAGTTTTAAACTTTCTGGAGAAACCAATCACGCCTTACGAAAGAATGATACCTTGGTGGGAGAATACCTAGATGCGCGCGAAAGTCACTTTAGGGTTTTGGTCATTCAGTTCATTCAAATGATTGGCTTTAAAGTTTTGGTAACCGCTGGTTTATTGCTTATAGGAGGGCTCTTAGTGCTAAACCAAGAGATGAATATTGGGCAATTTGTTGCGGCAGAGATCATTATTTTATTAGTCATTACCTCTGTAGAAAAATTAATAAAAGGTCTAGAAACGGTATATGATTTATTGACTTCTCTTGAAAAGTTAGGGCAAGTGGTAGATAAAGAATTAGAATCTCAAGATGGTGAAACCCCCTTAACGGTATCATCAGAATTGACCATAGAGATTTCGGAAGTAAGCTATATTCCTCAGGGTGCTACACATAAGGTAATAGACGACGTATCCTTAACATTTATTCCAAAAAGCACTACGCTGTTAATGGGGGCAAATGGATCTGGAAAAACAACATTGTTGCGATTAATCTCAGGATTAATTCATCCAACGGAAGGTGCTGTTTATGCAAATAATATTTCTTTAGATAATATTCTGCCAAATCACTATAGAAACTTTATAGGGCAATCGCTAACAGAGGAAAGTCCGTTTGAGGGTACTATTTTAGATAATATCACTTTTGGTGATGAAGCAATTTCTCAAAAAGATTTATATTGGGCTATTGAGAATACGGGACTTACCAAATTTGTAAAAGAACAGCCAAAAGGTATTCATACCATCTTATTCCCAGAAGGGCAGCAAATACCCCATAATGTGGCAAAGAAAATAGTGTTGGCAAGGGCTATTGTTAGAAAACCAAAATTATTAATTTTAAAAGAGCCTTTGGACCAATTGGATGAAATAGAAGCGCTTAAAATAATGGATTTTCTAACCGATAAAAGTAATCCTTGGTCTGTTGTTGTTGTTGTGAGTCATGATGTTAAATGGTTGAGCCGTGTAGATAGAATGATTACGCTTGAAAATGGAAAAATTGTTAGTACAAATTAA
- a CDS encoding TetR/AcrR family transcriptional regulator — MDRLLQSVKIAINNKIYIKDPESSGLGKKIIEHSILMIHEIGFEKFTFKKLGEVIGSNESSIYRYFENKHKLLLYLASWYWGWLEYQLVFSTNSISDSSDKLKKAIEVLAKTIEQDSHFSHIDEVVLSKIVINEYSKSYLTKEVDGENKEGYFTIYKRLIMRLSDMIKAVNPAYGYSSSLASTILEGSLHQFFLKDHFPTLTDCHDPKSPTNYFLELVFKTLAPTKNV; from the coding sequence ATGGATAGGCTTTTACAATCGGTAAAAATTGCAATAAATAATAAAATCTATATTAAAGACCCTGAGTCATCTGGGTTGGGAAAGAAAATTATTGAGCATAGCATTTTAATGATTCATGAAATAGGTTTTGAGAAATTTACCTTTAAAAAATTAGGTGAAGTTATTGGGTCTAATGAAAGTTCTATTTATAGATATTTTGAAAACAAACATAAGTTGTTGTTGTATTTAGCTTCTTGGTATTGGGGTTGGCTAGAATATCAATTGGTTTTTTCTACGAATAGTATATCAGATTCATCAGATAAACTTAAAAAAGCCATAGAAGTACTAGCGAAGACCATTGAGCAAGATTCTCATTTTTCACATATTGATGAGGTTGTCTTAAGTAAGATTGTTATAAATGAGTATTCCAAATCGTATTTAACAAAAGAAGTCGATGGAGAAAATAAGGAAGGTTATTTTACAATTTACAAGCGGCTAATTATGCGTTTGTCTGATATGATCAAAGCCGTAAATCCGGCGTATGGGTATTCTTCTAGTCTTGCAAGTACCATACTAGAGGGCTCTTTACATCAGTTTTTTTTAAAAGATCATTTCCCGACGCTTACGGATTGTCATGATCCTAAATCTCCCACCAACTATTTTTTAGAATTAGTATTTAAAACCTTAGCACCAACCAAAAATGTCTAA
- a CDS encoding DNA-3-methyladenine glycosylase I, which produces MEKKRCGWCKGDDLYEAYHDLEWGVPVKDDHQLFEFLILETFQAGLSWITILRKRENFRKAFDFFDYKKIAKYDAGKIEELLQNAGIIRNKLKINATISNAIAFMKIQEEFGSFSKYIWKFVDHKPVKNTVENYKLAPANTPLSDTISKDLKKRGFKFVGSTVIYAQMQATGMVNDHETTCFRYNEV; this is translated from the coding sequence ATGGAAAAAAAACGCTGCGGATGGTGTAAAGGAGATGATTTATATGAAGCTTATCATGATTTAGAATGGGGTGTACCTGTGAAAGATGATCATCAACTTTTTGAATTTTTAATTCTAGAAACCTTTCAGGCCGGCCTAAGTTGGATTACAATATTGCGAAAAAGAGAAAATTTCAGGAAAGCTTTTGATTTTTTCGATTATAAAAAAATCGCTAAATATGATGCTGGTAAAATTGAAGAGTTATTACAAAATGCCGGAATTATACGAAACAAGCTTAAAATCAATGCAACGATTTCCAATGCCATTGCATTTATGAAAATTCAGGAAGAATTTGGAAGCTTTAGCAAGTACATCTGGAAATTTGTTGACCACAAGCCTGTTAAAAATACTGTAGAAAATTATAAATTAGCACCGGCAAATACCCCTTTATCAGATACCATAAGCAAAGACTTAAAAAAAAGAGGGTTCAAATTTGTGGGTAGCACGGTAATATATGCTCAAATGCAAGCTACAGGAATGGTAAATGATCACGAAACAACATGTTTTAGATATAATGAAGTATAA
- a CDS encoding DUF2490 domain-containing protein gives MSYIKLSLFLIAFFILKPLLAQNNFTGYIEPQIAVNHKFSSIYGTNFSVGSRTYFYKEKGIELQTRQLDFAHFSELKVSSNQSIALGIQYRFRAPFETEKENELRITEQYNHTFKPSAIRYGLRTRIEQRIAPSLTTHRFRFRCAADMPLKGEKLDIGEPYFILSTESLLSIAKTKKPSYDQRFSSQVGYKLSTFTKLQIGLEYRIEDYNKALAHVLFINSAFVITL, from the coding sequence ATGTCTTATATTAAATTAAGCCTTTTTCTAATTGCTTTTTTTATTTTAAAACCTCTTCTCGCTCAAAATAACTTTACAGGATATATTGAACCTCAAATAGCTGTGAATCATAAATTCTCTTCTATATACGGTACTAATTTTTCTGTAGGCAGTAGAACTTATTTCTATAAAGAGAAAGGGATTGAACTACAAACACGGCAGTTAGATTTTGCTCATTTTTCAGAATTAAAAGTATCCAGCAATCAGAGTATTGCTTTAGGAATTCAATACCGATTTAGGGCTCCTTTTGAAACTGAAAAAGAAAACGAATTACGAATTACAGAACAATACAATCACACATTTAAACCAAGTGCCATAAGGTATGGCCTTAGAACACGTATTGAACAGCGAATCGCACCGTCATTAACTACACACAGGTTTAGATTTAGATGTGCTGCAGACATGCCCTTGAAAGGTGAAAAACTTGATATCGGGGAGCCCTATTTTATTCTCTCTACGGAAAGTTTATTAAGTATTGCGAAAACAAAAAAACCGAGTTACGATCAACGCTTTTCCTCGCAGGTTGGCTACAAATTAAGTACTTTTACAAAATTACAAATAGGTCTAGAATACAGAATAGAAGATTACAATAAAGCCTTAGCCCACGTACTTTTTATAAATTCTGCATTTGTGATCACCCTATAA
- the aat gene encoding leucyl/phenylalanyl-tRNA--protein transferase: MIFLSEELNFPDVSEANYEGLLAAGGDLSPERLLLAYKSGIFPWFNEDSLILWWSPDPRMVLFPEKVKVSKSMRKVIRDNQFTLTKNVDFKTVLEYCSMVNRKDQDGTWITENMKEAYLELHKKGIAQSYEVWENDTLVGGLYGIDLGHIFCGESMFSLVSNASKFAFISLAKELARKDYKLIDCQVYTEHLESLGAEEIAREDFIKLL, from the coding sequence ATGATTTTTCTTTCTGAGGAGTTAAACTTTCCCGATGTTTCAGAAGCTAATTATGAAGGTTTGCTTGCGGCTGGGGGAGACCTTTCTCCGGAACGCTTATTACTGGCTTATAAAAGTGGCATTTTCCCTTGGTTTAATGAGGATTCCTTAATTCTATGGTGGAGTCCTGATCCTAGAATGGTATTGTTCCCAGAGAAAGTTAAGGTGTCTAAAAGTATGCGTAAGGTGATTAGAGATAATCAGTTTACACTTACCAAAAATGTTGATTTTAAAACAGTTCTTGAGTATTGTTCTATGGTAAATAGAAAGGATCAAGACGGTACTTGGATTACCGAGAACATGAAAGAAGCCTATTTGGAACTTCACAAAAAAGGCATAGCGCAATCCTATGAAGTTTGGGAAAATGATACTTTAGTAGGGGGATTGTATGGTATAGATTTAGGCCATATTTTTTGTGGAGAAAGCATGTTTAGTCTAGTGAGTAACGCCTCTAAATTCGCCTTTATCAGTTTGGCAAAAGAGTTAGCACGTAAAGATTATAAGTTAATAGATTGCCAAGTGTACACGGAGCACCTTGAGAGTTTAGGTGCAGAAGAAATTGCTAGAGAAGATTTTATTAAGTTATTGTAA
- a CDS encoding DUF3127 domain-containing protein produces MEVEGKVKMVGETQTFGNNGFRKREIVVTTEEQYPQHIMVEFVQDKCDLLNSVSVGQPIKIGINLRGREWVNPQGETKYFNSIQGWRIESSQPAASNSSAGIPPAPPMDSFQPADDLNEEDHDDLPF; encoded by the coding sequence ATGGAAGTAGAAGGAAAAGTGAAAATGGTTGGGGAAACTCAAACCTTTGGAAATAACGGATTTAGAAAAAGAGAGATTGTCGTTACTACAGAAGAGCAATATCCGCAACATATTATGGTAGAGTTTGTTCAAGATAAGTGTGACTTATTGAACAGCGTAAGTGTTGGACAACCTATAAAAATTGGAATTAATTTACGTGGTAGAGAATGGGTTAATCCACAAGGAGAAACTAAATACTTTAACTCTATTCAGGGTTGGAGAATTGAAAGTTCTCAACCAGCGGCATCAAATTCAAGTGCAGGAATTCCTCCAGCACCACCGATGGATTCTTTTCAGCCAGCAGATGATTTAAATGAAGAAGATCACGACGATTTACCTTTTTAA
- a CDS encoding flavin reductase family protein yields MISIQPDEVTTAKLHGYLLGAVGPRPIAFASTMDENGKPNLAPFSFFNVFSANPPILIFSPARRVRDNTTKHTLENCLQTKEVVINVVNFDIVQQMSLSSTEYPAGENEFKKAGLSMLPSDIIKPFRVAESPVQFECKVIKVEALGENGGAGNLIFSEVVKVHIDKAILDENGAIDQRKIDLVARMGGNWYSRANEGLFEVPKPLSSLGIGVDAIPVEIRSSTVLTGNDLGRLGNVEEIPTEKEVQEFLASNVELRVIISADDKKLIHSKAQEYLHKNDVLSAWKVLLSN; encoded by the coding sequence ATGATTTCCATACAACCAGATGAGGTAACAACGGCAAAATTACATGGCTATTTGTTGGGGGCTGTAGGTCCTAGGCCTATTGCTTTTGCAAGTACAATGGATGAAAATGGAAAGCCTAATCTAGCACCTTTCAGTTTTTTTAATGTATTTAGTGCAAATCCGCCAATTTTAATTTTTTCTCCTGCACGTAGGGTTCGTGATAATACCACAAAGCATACATTAGAAAACTGTTTGCAGACTAAAGAAGTGGTAATTAATGTTGTTAATTTTGATATTGTACAGCAAATGTCGCTTTCTAGTACGGAGTATCCAGCTGGAGAAAATGAATTTAAAAAAGCAGGATTGAGCATGCTACCTTCGGATATAATTAAACCCTTTAGGGTTGCCGAATCTCCTGTACAATTTGAGTGTAAAGTCATTAAAGTTGAGGCATTAGGTGAAAATGGTGGCGCAGGAAATTTAATCTTTTCCGAAGTAGTTAAAGTACATATAGACAAGGCAATTTTAGATGAAAATGGAGCTATAGATCAACGAAAAATAGATTTAGTTGCTAGAATGGGTGGTAATTGGTATAGCAGAGCTAACGAAGGTTTGTTTGAAGTGCCTAAACCATTATCTTCGCTAGGAATAGGTGTTGATGCAATACCTGTAGAAATACGTTCTAGTACTGTGTTAACAGGAAATGATTTGGGTAGGTTAGGGAACGTTGAAGAAATACCCACAGAAAAAGAAGTTCAAGAGTTTTTGGCATCAAACGTGGAACTACGAGTGATCATAAGTGCAGATGATAAAAAATTAATTCATAGTAAAGCACAGGAATATTTACATAAAAATGACGTACTTTCCGCTTGGAAAGTATTATTATCAAATTAA